A portion of the Burkholderia sp. GAS332 genome contains these proteins:
- a CDS encoding K+-transporting ATPase, KdpF subunit, which translates to MTTWMTWLAAASTLILFAYLVYALLRAEALE; encoded by the coding sequence ATGACGACCTGGATGACGTGGCTCGCGGCGGCCTCGACGCTGATTCTGTTCGCTTACCTCGTGTATGCCTTGCTACGCGCGGAGGCTCTCGAATGA
- a CDS encoding copper chaperone: MEFNIPDMSCGGCANAITRAVTGLDPAARVDVDVPVKIVTVTSTLPPARVIEAIEAAGFHPSLKG; this comes from the coding sequence ATGGAATTCAATATCCCGGATATGTCATGCGGCGGTTGCGCCAATGCCATTACGCGTGCAGTGACCGGCCTCGACCCCGCTGCGCGGGTCGATGTCGATGTTCCCGTTAAAATCGTGACGGTCACCTCGACGCTGCCGCCGGCACGCGTCATCGAGGCCATTGAGGCAGCGGGCTTTCATCCGTCGCTCAAGGGCTAA